A single Thermaerobacter sp. FW80 DNA region contains:
- a CDS encoding NuoM family protein — protein sequence MSASLPYLSLILGVPAAGALLTLLIPRENHRAIRLVGTVAMAVPLLLVAAVWAGFDPAAGGPQFVERYRWIPTLGAWYYLGVDGLSLPLVALTALIAPIAALASWGIEVRVKEYWVLLGLLVTGIFGVFLALDYLLFYVFFELSLIPMYFLIGVWGGPRRDYASLKFFIYTLVGSIVLIVGILALYLLTGASTFDMVELARRAPAAVPEALKLPLFLLLFVGFAIKTPMWPVHTWLPDAHVEAPTPISVILAAVLLKLGTYGMMRITWPTLPDVARDLAGALATLAVIAILYGAFTALGQRDFKRLVAYSSVSQMGFVVLALAAAAAAPGVAQAAQLAGRDPQVILEAGQSATMAAVFMMVAHGLASALLFLLVGFWYDRTHTRDFDRLGGMFRTTPVGATFLGIAAFANLGLPGFSTFIGEFFTLMGTLPVFPTAVYVALVGLVGAAMYNLTMLQRVTMGAPRPEWSGLPDVTPRELATFVPLVAAMLLLGWMPGLLTQVLSTPVAQFVAKLGGM from the coding sequence ATGTCCGCGTCGCTGCCCTACCTGAGCCTGATCCTGGGGGTGCCGGCGGCGGGCGCGCTGCTGACCCTGCTGATCCCGCGCGAGAACCACCGGGCCATTCGCCTGGTGGGCACCGTGGCGATGGCGGTGCCGCTGCTGCTGGTGGCCGCGGTGTGGGCCGGGTTCGACCCGGCGGCCGGCGGACCCCAGTTCGTGGAGCGCTACCGCTGGATCCCCACCCTGGGCGCCTGGTACTACCTGGGCGTCGACGGCCTGTCGCTGCCGCTGGTCGCCTTGACCGCGCTGATCGCCCCCATCGCGGCGCTGGCCTCCTGGGGCATCGAGGTGCGGGTCAAGGAGTACTGGGTGCTGCTGGGGCTCCTGGTCACCGGGATCTTTGGCGTGTTCCTGGCCCTGGACTACCTGCTGTTCTACGTGTTCTTCGAGCTGTCGCTGATCCCGATGTACTTCCTCATCGGGGTCTGGGGCGGCCCGCGGCGGGACTACGCGTCGCTGAAGTTTTTCATCTACACGCTGGTGGGCAGCATCGTGCTGATCGTCGGCATCCTCGCACTCTACCTGCTCACCGGCGCCAGCACCTTCGACATGGTGGAGCTGGCGCGGCGCGCCCCGGCGGCGGTGCCCGAGGCCCTCAAGCTGCCCCTGTTCCTGCTGCTCTTCGTCGGGTTCGCCATCAAGACGCCCATGTGGCCCGTCCATACGTGGCTTCCCGACGCCCACGTCGAGGCGCCGACGCCCATCAGCGTGATCCTGGCGGCGGTGCTGCTGAAGCTGGGCACCTACGGCATGATGCGGATCACGTGGCCGACGCTGCCCGACGTGGCCCGCGACCTGGCCGGCGCGCTGGCGACGCTGGCCGTGATCGCCATCCTCTATGGCGCCTTCACCGCCCTGGGGCAGCGGGACTTCAAGCGGCTGGTGGCCTACTCCTCGGTCAGCCAGATGGGGTTCGTGGTGCTGGCGCTGGCGGCGGCCGCCGCGGCGCCGGGGGTCGCCCAGGCCGCCCAGCTGGCGGGGCGCGACCCCCAGGTGATCCTGGAGGCGGGGCAGTCCGCCACCATGGCGGCGGTCTTCATGATGGTGGCCCACGGGCTGGCGTCGGCGCTGCTGTTCCTGCTGGTCGGCTTCTGGTACGACCGCACCCACACCCGGGACTTCGACCGGCTGGGCGGCATGTTCCGCACCACGCCGGTGGGGGCCACCTTCCTGGGCATCGCCGCCTTCGCCAACCTGGGCCTGCCCGGGTTCAGCACCTTCATCGGCGAGTTCTTCACGCTGATGGGCACGCTGCCGGTGTTCCCCACCGCGGTCTACGTCGCCCTGGTCGGGCTGGTCGGGGCGGCGATGTACAACCTGACCATGCTGCAGCGGGTGACCATGGGCGCTCCGAGGCCCGAGTGGAGCGGCCTCCCTGACGTCACGCCGCGGGAGTTGGCGACCTTCGTGCCGCTGGTGGCGGCCATGCTGCTGCTGGGGTGGATGCCCGGCCTGTTGACCCAGGTGCTGAGCACGCCCGTCGCCCAGTTCGTCGCCAAGTTGGGAGGGATGTGA
- a CDS encoding NADH-quinone oxidoreductase subunit N: MPVLSAGELIYLLPEIVLAVTAMVLLLADAFAGGRDEAAGQGGETGAAAPGTAAGRRDWIGYLAVLGVVVAMIVIRRDVAQPGPILGGMVSSDGYAAFFKAVFLIATALVALLSIDYVAQRGIAPGEYFSLLLLATTGALFMAGAANLLTFYLGLELLSLSSYALAGLMRTDPRSQEAALKYFLNGALSSGILLFGVSLVYGATGTFDLVELARQVGQVLQGEAAAAVPVPMLALGVAFLLAGLAFKAGAVPFHLWLPDAYQGAPTPITAYLAVVSEGAAFAAILRVFYGGMGGAQEAWQTAFVVLAVLTMTVANVAALRQTDVKRLMAYSSIAQAGYILAAVAAASELGRTAVLYYVMAYTFMNVGAFAVITALQVHGEGRTVQDFTGLARREPLLAALLVVFLVSLVGLPFTAGFMAKFGVFRALVAAGNLWLPVLVALNSVISVGYYYNLVRHMYVVPAEKAPVPDTAVPVPAPIWTVLAVCFFFTLVLGIWPDAFMRWAEVSLMAMGRGGM, from the coding sequence ATGCCGGTGCTGTCGGCCGGGGAACTGATCTATCTCCTGCCCGAGATCGTGCTGGCCGTGACGGCCATGGTCCTCCTGCTGGCCGACGCCTTCGCCGGCGGGCGCGACGAGGCGGCGGGGCAGGGCGGTGAGACCGGCGCGGCGGCCCCGGGGACGGCCGCAGGGCGCCGCGACTGGATCGGCTACCTGGCCGTGCTCGGCGTCGTCGTGGCGATGATCGTCATCCGCCGCGACGTCGCCCAGCCGGGTCCCATCCTGGGCGGCATGGTGTCCAGCGACGGTTACGCCGCGTTCTTCAAGGCGGTGTTCTTGATCGCCACCGCACTGGTGGCGCTGCTGTCCATCGACTACGTGGCCCAGCGCGGCATCGCCCCGGGCGAGTACTTCAGCCTGCTGCTGTTGGCGACCACCGGGGCCCTGTTCATGGCGGGGGCGGCCAACCTGCTGACCTTCTACCTGGGGCTGGAGCTGCTGTCGCTGAGCTCCTACGCCCTGGCGGGGCTGATGCGCACCGACCCGCGCTCCCAGGAGGCGGCGCTGAAGTACTTCCTCAACGGGGCCTTGAGCTCGGGCATCCTGCTCTTCGGCGTCTCGCTGGTGTACGGTGCCACGGGCACCTTCGACCTGGTCGAGCTGGCGCGCCAGGTCGGTCAGGTGCTGCAGGGCGAGGCGGCCGCCGCCGTGCCGGTGCCGATGTTGGCCCTGGGGGTCGCCTTCCTGCTGGCGGGGCTGGCCTTCAAGGCCGGCGCCGTGCCCTTCCACCTCTGGCTGCCGGATGCCTACCAGGGCGCACCCACGCCCATCACCGCCTATCTGGCGGTGGTGTCGGAGGGCGCGGCGTTCGCAGCCATCCTGCGGGTGTTCTACGGCGGGATGGGCGGAGCCCAGGAGGCTTGGCAGACCGCCTTCGTCGTCCTGGCCGTGCTGACGATGACGGTGGCCAACGTGGCGGCGCTCCGGCAGACCGACGTCAAGCGGCTCATGGCCTATTCGTCCATCGCCCAGGCGGGATACATCCTGGCGGCCGTGGCGGCGGCGTCGGAGCTCGGCCGGACCGCCGTGCTGTACTACGTGATGGCCTACACCTTCATGAACGTCGGCGCCTTCGCCGTGATCACCGCGCTGCAGGTGCACGGCGAGGGCCGCACGGTGCAGGACTTCACCGGGCTCGCTCGCCGGGAGCCGCTGCTGGCGGCGCTGCTGGTGGTCTTCCTGGTCTCCCTGGTGGGGCTTCCGTTCACTGCGGGGTTCATGGCGAAGTTCGGCGTGTTCCGGGCGTTGGTGGCGGCCGGCAACCTGTGGCTGCCGGTGCTGGTGGCGCTCAACAGCGTGATCTCGGTCGGATACTACTACAACCTGGTGCGGCACATGTACGTGGTGCCGGCGGAGAAGGCGCCCGTGCCCGACACGGCGGTGCCGGTGCCCGCCCCGATCTGGACGGTGCTGGCGGTCTGCTTCTTCTTCACCCTGGTCCTGGGGATCTGGCCCGACGCCTTCATGCGGTGGGCCGAGGTGTCGCTGATGGCCATGGGCCGGGGCGGCATGTAG